The genomic interval TGCGCTGGCGGGCACCGCAATGATGCCGATGCGGGCACGGATGCGCTCGTTCACCTCTTTCAGACGGTTCACATCCAGTATTTCATGCTCCCAGAGCATCCTGCCTATTTTGGCGTAGTTGTTGTCGAAAACGGCGGCAATGGTGAACTTGTGCTCGCGCAGACCGGGGTAGCCCACCAGTGCGGAGCCCAGGTTGCCCGCCCCCACCAGCAACACCGGCTGCTCGCGGTGGATTTTGAGGATTCGGGCGATGTGCCGGTGCAGATCGCTGACTCGGTAGCCAACGCCCGGCTTTCCAAACTCGCCAAAGTAGGACAGGTCTTTACGAAACTGTGCGGCGTTGATTCCGGTTTGCTCTTCGATAT from Bacillota bacterium carries:
- a CDS encoding redox-sensing transcriptional repressor Rex, whose protein sequence is MARRDRSKFNNQRVPIPTLERLATYLRLLSDLEAAQVHIVSSTDIEEQTGINAAQFRKDLSYFGEFGKPGVGYRVSDLHRHIARILKIHREQPVLLVGAGNLGSALVGYPGLREHKFTIAAVFDNNYAKIGRMLWEHEILDVNRLKEVNERIRARIGIIAVPASAAQEVTDLLVDAGVTAILNFAPTILRVPPHVVVRNVSFLQELAVLSYHLEHEERHPAASLTHQSDHL